The following are from one region of the Paenibacillus sp. KS-LC4 genome:
- a CDS encoding bifunctional diguanylate cyclase/phosphodiesterase translates to MTKRVFGRPDRPPRDALTQWLSKLWNPWLQGSLLLIIVGVWGAAMIVPAIPSLFIWLASCLTVVFVIGSFVLMVRQTKTSNPRSYHKPMGEALLRSEAVPLAIIDPQGVIIELNEGTERAFGYERVELMGNWLASFVDAGSRDALHTMLEHSLTGCSKQGNIHIIHRSGYPLELHLVCSPMVQNEKVIGTLVVSHDLSDRKRNVERIRYMAYYDDRTGLPNRTLFQRSLNESLAFAHDHNQLVGLCYMDLDRFKLVNTSFGREFGDMLLMQVAERFTSVMNEQDFAARMEGDEFALLFKNLESEEQLLSRARTVLKAIEEPFELKGFPIQITASIGAVTSRLVEDDGYVLLNKADMALMKVKQNGRNDALLYSESWSNYSFEHLSMQHEMYRAIQRKEFILYYQPQYDMISGGMIGVEALVRWKHPIRGMIPPGDFIPLAEESGMIVQIGDWVLEEACRQNKYWQESGLPPMPVSVNLSIRQFVQHDLASKVADVLARTGLESQYLDLEITESMTMDVNHVSRCLLDLTALGVGISIDDFGTGYSSFHYLKNFPIDRLKIDRSFVRDIQQDPSDAEIVAAIIAMAHNLNIQVIAEGVETQEQIEFLRKHNCDEMQGYFWSAPVPSDNIEQMLGGDYM, encoded by the coding sequence GTGACGAAACGAGTGTTTGGTCGGCCTGATAGACCGCCACGTGACGCGCTTACACAATGGTTGTCCAAGTTGTGGAATCCGTGGCTGCAAGGCAGCTTGCTGCTCATTATCGTAGGAGTATGGGGGGCAGCGATGATTGTACCAGCAATACCTTCGCTTTTTATTTGGCTGGCTTCTTGTTTGACTGTGGTATTTGTTATAGGAAGCTTCGTCCTGATGGTCAGGCAGACCAAGACTTCAAATCCGCGTAGCTATCATAAACCAATGGGTGAGGCGCTGCTTCGCTCGGAAGCGGTCCCGCTGGCTATAATCGACCCGCAAGGCGTTATAATCGAGCTGAATGAAGGCACAGAGCGTGCTTTTGGCTATGAACGCGTGGAATTAATGGGAAATTGGCTGGCCTCTTTCGTAGATGCAGGCAGCCGCGATGCCTTACATACGATGCTGGAGCATTCACTTACCGGTTGTTCAAAGCAGGGAAACATTCATATTATACATCGGTCAGGCTATCCGCTTGAGCTGCATCTCGTATGCTCCCCAATGGTGCAGAATGAGAAGGTCATCGGAACGCTTGTGGTAAGCCATGACTTAAGTGATCGCAAGCGCAATGTGGAGCGAATTCGTTATATGGCCTACTACGATGATAGAACAGGATTGCCGAATCGAACGCTTTTTCAAAGGAGTTTGAATGAAAGCCTTGCTTTTGCCCACGATCATAACCAGCTTGTAGGGCTGTGTTACATGGACTTGGACCGCTTTAAGCTCGTCAACACCTCCTTCGGCCGCGAATTTGGCGATATGCTGCTTATGCAGGTGGCAGAGCGCTTTACAAGCGTTATGAACGAGCAGGATTTTGCCGCCAGGATGGAAGGCGATGAGTTCGCTCTGCTATTTAAAAATTTGGAGTCGGAGGAGCAGCTTCTAAGTCGTGCCCGCACGGTGCTAAAGGCGATTGAAGAGCCTTTCGAGCTTAAAGGCTTTCCGATTCAAATTACAGCAAGCATAGGTGCGGTCACGAGCCGTCTGGTCGAGGATGACGGTTATGTGCTGCTTAATAAAGCGGATATGGCATTAATGAAGGTGAAGCAGAATGGCAGAAACGATGCGCTGCTGTATTCCGAAAGCTGGAGCAATTATTCATTTGAGCATTTGTCGATGCAGCATGAAATGTATCGTGCCATTCAGCGCAAGGAGTTCATTTTATACTATCAGCCGCAATATGATATGATTTCTGGCGGTATGATCGGCGTCGAGGCGCTGGTGCGCTGGAAGCATCCGATTCGAGGAATGATCCCTCCGGGCGATTTTATTCCTTTGGCTGAGGAAAGCGGCATGATCGTGCAAATTGGCGATTGGGTGCTGGAAGAGGCTTGCCGCCAAAATAAATACTGGCAGGAATCAGGCTTGCCGCCTATGCCGGTTTCGGTTAACCTCTCCATTAGGCAGTTTGTTCAGCATGATTTGGCGAGCAAGGTGGCAGACGTTTTGGCCCGTACCGGTCTTGAATCGCAATATTTGGATTTAGAAATTACAGAGTCGATGACGATGGATGTGAACCATGTGTCGCGCTGCCTGCTGGATTTGACGGCGCTTGGCGTTGGCATAAGCATCGACGATTTTGGCACAGGCTACAGCTCTTTTCATTATTTGAAAAATTTCCCGATCGACCGGCTCAAAATTGACCGTTCCTTCGTCCGTGACATTCAGCAGGACCCAAGCGATGCGGAAATTGTAGCAGCTATTATTGCTATGGCACATAATCTTAATATTCAGGTCATTGCAGAGGGCGTGGAGACGCAGGAGCAAATTGAATTTTTACGCAAGCATAACTGCGACGAAATGCAGGGGTATTTCTGGAGTGCGCCAGTCCCAAGCGACAATATAGAGCAAATGCTGGGCGGCGATTACATGTAG
- a CDS encoding DUF1805 domain-containing protein, whose amino-acid sequence MMRMVPATLQNGLTVIGIEVKLPKTTLLAWTTDKGYIMCGALDVGLLNERLHDRGIIAGRAVGVRTLEELLVAPLESVTTTAEGMGIHVGMKGTDALTLMA is encoded by the coding sequence ATGATGCGAATGGTTCCTGCCACACTGCAAAATGGGCTGACCGTGATAGGTATTGAGGTAAAGCTTCCTAAGACGACATTGCTTGCTTGGACGACGGATAAAGGATATATCATGTGCGGTGCGCTTGATGTTGGCTTACTGAATGAACGATTGCATGATCGTGGGATTATCGCTGGAAGAGCCGTTGGCGTACGCACATTAGAGGAGCTGCTTGTTGCACCTTTGGAATCGGTCACGACAACAGCGGAAGGTATGGGAATTCATGTTGGAATGAAAGGAACAGATGCTCTTACCTTAATGGCATAA
- the mtnA gene encoding S-methyl-5-thioribose-1-phosphate isomerase, with amino-acid sequence MTSQNTPLQSLIWAEDRLDLLDQRLLPEEIVYLPLVTSEDVWEAIRHLKVRGAPAIGISAAYGVVLGSRNETTLKRWLEEALNQAEYLATSRPTAVNLFWALDRMKACAEQLAATDLSLEEVKQALLNEALAIHSEDEETNRLIGEHALTLFEDGMGVLTHCNAGGLATAKYGTALAPFYLALERGISLRVFADETRPVLQGARLTAFELQQAGVDVTLICDNMAGMVMSKGWIQAVIVGTDRVAANGDVANKIGTYSVAVLAKAHGIPVYVACPLSTIDLNTPTGAEIPIEERSAEEITEGFGKRTAPQGVKVYNPAFDITPNEFVTAIITEKGIVQAPYDVNLKKLFNQ; translated from the coding sequence ATGACTAGCCAGAATACCCCACTACAATCCTTGATTTGGGCGGAAGACCGTCTGGATTTGCTGGATCAACGGCTTTTGCCTGAAGAAATCGTATACTTGCCGCTTGTTACTTCGGAGGATGTATGGGAAGCGATTCGCCATTTGAAGGTGAGAGGTGCCCCTGCAATCGGCATTTCGGCTGCATATGGCGTCGTGCTTGGCAGCCGAAATGAAACGACCCTTAAGCGCTGGCTTGAAGAGGCACTGAACCAGGCTGAATATTTGGCCACCTCACGGCCGACCGCTGTCAACTTATTCTGGGCTCTTGATCGTATGAAGGCCTGTGCAGAGCAGCTTGCTGCAACCGATTTATCACTTGAAGAAGTGAAGCAGGCTCTGCTAAATGAAGCGCTCGCCATTCACAGTGAAGATGAAGAAACCAACCGTTTAATCGGCGAGCATGCGCTCACTTTGTTTGAAGATGGCATGGGGGTGCTCACACACTGCAACGCTGGCGGACTTGCAACTGCTAAATACGGTACAGCACTGGCGCCGTTCTATCTTGCGCTTGAGCGCGGCATATCGCTGCGTGTATTCGCTGATGAGACTCGTCCTGTACTGCAAGGCGCTAGACTAACCGCCTTTGAGCTGCAGCAGGCTGGCGTCGATGTCACTTTGATTTGTGATAATATGGCAGGCATGGTCATGTCCAAAGGCTGGATTCAGGCTGTCATTGTTGGTACGGACCGCGTAGCCGCTAATGGAGATGTCGCCAACAAAATCGGCACCTATAGCGTTGCCGTCCTTGCCAAGGCTCATGGCATTCCCGTATATGTAGCATGCCCATTGTCCACGATTGACCTTAATACGCCGACTGGCGCAGAAATTCCGATTGAGGAGCGCAGCGCCGAGGAAATTACCGAAGGGTTTGGCAAACGCACAGCACCGCAAGGGGTGAAAGTTTACAACCCAGCCTTCGATATTACACCGAATGAATTTGTCACAGCTATTATTACGGAGAAAGGCATCGTCCAAGCTCCTTATGATGTCAATCTCAAAAAGCTTTTTAACCAATAA
- the mtnK gene encoding S-methyl-5-thioribose kinase — translation MSAYHPLTEQEAIEFSRSISDFFPAGAELASREIGDGNLNLVFHITDPASGKGLIVKQALPYAKVVGESWPLTLDRARIESEALILQNELAPGLVPTVYQYDAELALTVMEDLSDHVIMRQGLIDGNQYPKFAEDISTFMANTLFFTSDLGMNQQDKKERVKAFINPDLCKITEDLIFDDPYTDSPNNNFEAAIADAAEALRTDDALHLEVAILRSKFLTSAQALLHGDLHTGSVFVTAQSTKVIDPEFAYYGPIGFDIGAVIANLLLNYAGQAHWIKNEGELADFRSYLLGSVREIWNKFENKFGALWDEHNVDRLASSTPGYKQYYMNKLLQDTIGFAGCKMVRRIVGLAHVADIDRIEDAAEREKAQRLALEIGTSLIHLNRQAISIEQAIDIVLSATAKHA, via the coding sequence CTGTCTGCTTATCATCCTTTAACCGAGCAAGAAGCAATTGAATTTTCCCGCTCTATATCTGACTTTTTCCCTGCCGGGGCTGAGCTTGCGTCCCGTGAGATCGGCGATGGCAATTTGAATTTGGTATTCCATATTACCGATCCCGCCAGCGGTAAAGGGCTGATTGTCAAACAAGCACTCCCTTACGCCAAGGTTGTCGGAGAATCTTGGCCGCTTACGCTTGACCGGGCGCGTATTGAGAGCGAAGCGCTGATTTTGCAAAATGAGCTGGCTCCGGGACTTGTGCCAACCGTCTATCAATATGATGCAGAGCTTGCCCTTACGGTAATGGAGGATCTCAGCGACCATGTGATTATGCGCCAGGGCCTTATAGACGGCAACCAATATCCGAAATTCGCCGAGGACATTTCCACCTTTATGGCGAATACACTCTTTTTCACTTCCGATTTAGGCATGAACCAGCAGGATAAGAAAGAACGCGTCAAAGCATTTATTAACCCGGACTTGTGCAAAATAACCGAAGATTTGATTTTTGATGATCCGTATACGGATTCGCCAAACAATAACTTTGAAGCGGCGATCGCTGATGCCGCTGAAGCACTTCGCACGGATGATGCCCTTCATCTAGAGGTCGCTATTTTGCGCAGCAAGTTTTTGACGAGTGCACAGGCGCTGCTCCACGGCGATCTTCATACTGGCAGCGTATTTGTGACGGCACAATCGACGAAAGTGATTGATCCTGAATTTGCTTATTATGGCCCTATTGGCTTTGACATAGGTGCGGTTATTGCCAATCTGCTGCTCAATTATGCAGGACAAGCTCACTGGATCAAAAATGAGGGAGAGCTTGCCGATTTCCGCAGCTATCTGCTCGGCAGTGTTCGCGAGATTTGGAATAAATTTGAGAACAAATTTGGCGCTTTGTGGGATGAACATAACGTAGATCGACTAGCATCAAGCACACCAGGCTATAAACAATATTATATGAACAAGCTGCTTCAGGACACCATCGGTTTCGCTGGCTGCAAAATGGTACGACGCATTGTAGGCCTTGCCCATGTTGCGGATATCGACCGTATCGAGGATGCTGCGGAGCGCGAGAAAGCACAGCGCTTAGCGCTGGAAATCGGCACCTCGCTCATTCACCTGAATCGCCAGGCGATTTCAATAGAGCAAGCCATTGATATTGTTTTGTCAGCAACAGCAAAGCACGCTTAA
- a CDS encoding DUF1802 family protein, which translates to MSNSMTREPVALKEWAVTVNALRDGELIMVLRKGGIEEETRDFQLVSKGFYLMPAYEHQKEHLLKAPYQGRIESIMEGWSPDRDSITLGAYAEATHDIEINDQETLDRLRDFHIWTDKFSEERLKWKRTKPLHLLLLRVYRLAEPAELEMFPAYTGCKSWVKLERDLTHAAMVPVLSDEEFASQVAQIKAALCLE; encoded by the coding sequence ATGAGTAACAGCATGACGCGGGAGCCGGTCGCTCTGAAGGAGTGGGCCGTAACCGTTAACGCATTGCGTGATGGTGAGCTCATTATGGTTTTGCGCAAAGGCGGAATTGAAGAGGAAACACGTGATTTTCAATTGGTTAGCAAAGGCTTCTACTTAATGCCTGCCTATGAGCATCAGAAGGAGCATCTGCTTAAGGCGCCATATCAAGGCAGAATCGAAAGTATAATGGAAGGCTGGTCGCCTGATAGAGATAGCATAACGCTTGGCGCCTATGCGGAAGCCACTCATGATATCGAGATTAACGATCAGGAAACGCTTGACCGGCTGCGGGATTTTCATATTTGGACGGATAAATTTTCAGAAGAAAGGCTAAAATGGAAGCGGACGAAGCCGTTGCATTTGCTGCTGCTTCGCGTATACCGGCTTGCAGAGCCTGCTGAATTAGAAATGTTCCCTGCCTATACGGGCTGCAAATCTTGGGTAAAGCTTGAAAGGGATCTAACTCATGCTGCAATGGTTCCTGTATTATCCGATGAGGAATTTGCGTCGCAAGTTGCCCAAATTAAAGCCGCGCTTTGCTTAGAATAG
- the sufC gene encoding Fe-S cluster assembly ATPase SufC, with amino-acid sequence MATHFVIDGLKAAIEGKEILKGINLEIKGGEIHAIMGPNGTGKSTLASALMGHPKYEVTEGSAFLDGEDLLELGVDERARAGLFLAMQYPSEIPGVTNSDFLRSAINARREEGSEISLIKFIRQMEGKMKALEMNPEFAHRYLNEGFSGGEKKRNEILQMTLLDPKIVVLDEIDSGLDIDALKIVSKGVNEMRSEDRGFLIITHYQRLLNYITPDFVHVMMQGRIVKSGGPELAERLENEGYDWVKEELGIVDETVGQA; translated from the coding sequence ATGGCAACACATTTTGTCATTGATGGCCTGAAGGCGGCTATCGAAGGAAAAGAGATTTTGAAAGGCATTAACCTTGAAATCAAAGGTGGAGAAATTCACGCAATTATGGGACCCAACGGTACGGGTAAAAGTACGCTGGCTTCGGCTTTAATGGGCCACCCGAAATATGAAGTAACAGAAGGAAGCGCATTTTTGGATGGAGAAGATCTGCTTGAGTTGGGTGTTGATGAGAGAGCGCGCGCAGGGCTGTTCCTTGCTATGCAATATCCAAGCGAAATTCCTGGCGTAACGAATTCCGATTTCTTGCGCAGTGCGATTAACGCTCGTCGTGAGGAAGGCAGCGAGATTTCTCTCATTAAATTCATTCGCCAAATGGAAGGCAAAATGAAAGCATTGGAAATGAACCCTGAGTTTGCCCATCGTTACCTGAACGAAGGCTTCTCCGGCGGCGAGAAAAAACGTAATGAGATTTTGCAAATGACTTTGCTTGATCCGAAAATCGTCGTTCTTGACGAAATTGACTCGGGTCTTGATATCGATGCCTTGAAAATCGTATCCAAAGGCGTTAACGAAATGCGCTCCGAAGATCGCGGTTTCCTCATTATTACTCACTACCAGCGTTTGCTGAACTATATAACACCTGATTTTGTACACGTTATGATGCAAGGCCGCATTGTAAAATCTGGTGGTCCTGAGCTTGCTGAGCGTTTGGAAAATGAAGGTTATGACTGGGTCAAAGAAGAACTGGGCATCGTGGACGAAACGGTTGGCCAGGCCTAA
- the sufD gene encoding Fe-S cluster assembly protein SufD, producing the protein MSTQLSTPTDRQSAEALSRSKNEPNWLVDLRGEAAELAGTLEWPKPEKVKIERWNLTAVGSYDQAAPANALTDLPEVVRELVAEGTENLVIQQNSSPVWTQLSAELSAKGVIFTDLETACKEHGDLVKPYLFQAVAKDEDKLTALHAALWNGGVFVYVPRNVEVEIPLQAILFNTKAEAAFAPHIVIVAECNSRVTYVDYVVTEPGAVTEPFVYHSVVEVYVKAGAHVRFGSIHHLGSSGVDLTVRRAIIDNDGVMEWVLGDLSDGNTLSDTKSVLKGNGSQSDAKVISIGKNAQQMSLTTQAVHFGLRSDSNMVTRAVMKESASAIINGITKIEKGATKANGVQTEKVLMLSPKARGDANPILLIDEDDVTAGHAASVGQVNPEQVYYLMSRGISKQNAERLVIYGFLAPVVSEIPIDAVREQLEKLLVRKLEG; encoded by the coding sequence ATGAGTACACAACTATCGACTCCGACGGACCGCCAATCTGCAGAAGCTTTGTCCCGTAGCAAAAACGAGCCTAATTGGCTGGTTGATTTGCGTGGTGAAGCGGCTGAGCTTGCTGGCACATTAGAATGGCCAAAGCCGGAGAAAGTCAAAATTGAACGCTGGAACCTGACAGCTGTAGGCAGCTATGATCAGGCAGCTCCAGCAAATGCACTAACCGATTTGCCAGAAGTTGTTCGTGAATTGGTTGCTGAGGGCACTGAAAATCTCGTTATTCAGCAAAACTCAAGTCCGGTATGGACGCAGCTATCTGCTGAGCTGTCAGCGAAGGGCGTTATCTTTACCGATTTGGAAACTGCTTGCAAAGAGCACGGCGATCTTGTTAAGCCTTACCTATTCCAAGCGGTTGCCAAGGATGAGGACAAATTAACAGCTTTACACGCAGCATTGTGGAATGGCGGGGTATTCGTATACGTTCCTCGCAATGTAGAGGTGGAAATTCCACTGCAAGCTATTTTATTTAATACGAAAGCAGAGGCTGCCTTTGCACCGCATATCGTAATCGTAGCAGAATGCAACAGCCGCGTTACTTATGTCGATTATGTCGTTACGGAGCCAGGCGCTGTTACTGAGCCTTTCGTCTACCATTCTGTAGTTGAAGTTTATGTAAAAGCAGGCGCTCACGTTCGTTTTGGCTCTATCCATCATCTGGGTAGCAGCGGAGTGGATTTAACCGTTCGCCGCGCGATTATCGACAACGACGGCGTAATGGAATGGGTACTAGGCGATTTGAGCGATGGCAATACGCTTTCAGACACGAAGTCCGTGCTGAAGGGCAATGGCTCGCAATCTGATGCTAAAGTAATCAGTATTGGCAAAAACGCTCAGCAAATGAGCTTGACGACGCAGGCTGTGCATTTCGGCCTTCGCTCAGACAGCAACATGGTTACGCGTGCAGTAATGAAGGAATCTGCTTCGGCCATTATTAACGGTATCACTAAAATCGAGAAGGGCGCTACGAAAGCTAATGGCGTTCAAACCGAAAAAGTGTTGATGCTTAGCCCGAAAGCACGCGGTGACGCGAATCCGATTTTGCTAATTGATGAAGATGATGTTACAGCAGGACATGCGGCGAGCGTTGGACAGGTCAATCCTGAGCAAGTTTATTATCTGATGTCCCGCGGTATTAGCAAGCAGAATGCGGAACGCCTTGTAATCTACGGCTTTCTTGCACCCGTAGTATCTGAAATTCCGATTGATGCGGTACGCGAACAGCTTGAGAAATTGCTTGTGCGGAAGCTCGAAGGATGA
- a CDS encoding cysteine desulfurase: MNIAAIREQFPILHQEINGHPLVYLDSAASSQKPRSVIDAINRYYEKDHSNVHRGVHTLGSRATDAYEGAREKVASFLNAALPEEIIFTRGTTTALNLVASSYARNVCKPGDEIVITQMEHHSNLIPWQQVARATGATLKYIPLQPDGSFTLADAELTITANTKVVAMTYVSNVLGLVNPVKEVAAIAHRNGAVMVVDGAQSTPHMRVDVRDLDCDFYAFSGHKMCGPTGIGALYGKKALLSKMEPIEFGGEMIDYVDLYESTWKDIPYRFEGGTPIIANAVGLGAAIDFLQEIGMDEIDKHQRQLAAYAYDRLSELEGVTIYGPKADRAGLVTFNLGDVHPHDVATVLDTEGIAVRAGHHCCQPLMRFLNVSSTARASFYVYNTEQEVDQLIAGLLKTKEFFGHAIG; the protein is encoded by the coding sequence ATGAATATAGCAGCAATTCGGGAGCAGTTCCCGATTTTGCATCAAGAGATAAACGGGCATCCGCTCGTTTATCTGGACAGCGCGGCATCTTCCCAGAAGCCGCGCTCCGTCATTGATGCGATTAATCGCTATTATGAGAAGGACCATTCCAATGTGCATAGAGGCGTTCATACGCTTGGTTCGCGGGCGACTGACGCTTATGAGGGCGCAAGGGAGAAAGTGGCTTCTTTTCTGAATGCGGCACTGCCGGAAGAAATTATATTTACGCGGGGTACAACAACCGCGCTGAATTTAGTTGCTTCAAGCTACGCCAGAAATGTATGTAAACCTGGCGATGAAATCGTGATTACGCAAATGGAGCATCATAGTAATCTCATTCCGTGGCAGCAGGTTGCGAGAGCTACCGGCGCTACGCTGAAATATATTCCGCTTCAGCCAGATGGCTCCTTTACGCTAGCTGATGCTGAGCTAACGATTACAGCCAACACGAAGGTCGTTGCGATGACTTATGTATCGAACGTGCTAGGACTCGTCAACCCCGTCAAGGAAGTTGCGGCTATTGCACATCGCAATGGCGCCGTAATGGTCGTTGACGGTGCGCAAAGCACGCCGCATATGCGCGTTGATGTTCGTGATTTGGATTGTGATTTTTATGCTTTTTCGGGTCATAAAATGTGCGGCCCGACGGGAATTGGCGCCTTGTATGGCAAGAAGGCGCTGCTCTCCAAGATGGAGCCGATTGAATTCGGCGGAGAAATGATTGACTATGTTGACTTGTATGAGTCGACATGGAAGGACATTCCTTATCGTTTTGAAGGCGGGACGCCGATTATTGCGAACGCCGTAGGGCTCGGTGCGGCAATTGATTTTCTGCAAGAAATTGGCATGGATGAGATTGACAAGCATCAGCGTCAACTGGCGGCATATGCTTATGACCGACTATCTGAGCTTGAAGGGGTTACGATATATGGCCCCAAGGCTGATCGTGCTGGGCTCGTTACGTTTAATTTGGGCGACGTGCATCCACATGATGTGGCGACAGTTCTGGATACGGAAGGCATTGCCGTTCGGGCTGGGCATCATTGCTGCCAGCCGCTTATGCGTTTTCTGAACGTTTCTTCGACAGCCAGAGCAAGCTTTTATGTATATAATACCGAGCAGGAAGTTGATCAGCTCATTGCTGGACTGCTCAAAACAAAGGAGTTCTTCGGTCATGCAATTGGATGA
- the sufU gene encoding Fe-S cluster assembly sulfur transfer protein SufU: MQLDDLYRRVIMDHYKNPRNHGTLEADAVTIKLNNPTCGDSIALQLQVDNGLVTDAKFSGEGCSISLSSASMMTEVVKGKTFDQALELADKFSSLMKGEPVEFEGYEDIEALSGVNKFPARIKCATLSWNALRKGIEQQQE; this comes from the coding sequence ATGCAATTGGATGATTTATACCGTAGAGTCATCATGGATCACTATAAAAATCCACGCAACCATGGAACATTGGAAGCCGATGCCGTTACGATTAAACTGAACAACCCTACCTGCGGCGACAGCATCGCACTCCAGCTTCAGGTGGACAACGGTTTAGTCACGGACGCGAAGTTTAGCGGAGAAGGCTGTTCCATCAGCCTGAGCTCTGCCTCCATGATGACGGAAGTCGTTAAAGGAAAAACATTTGATCAGGCGCTGGAGCTAGCGGATAAATTTTCTTCCTTAATGAAAGGTGAACCAGTCGAATTTGAAGGTTATGAGGACATTGAGGCGTTGTCTGGTGTCAATAAGTTCCCAGCACGAATTAAATGTGCCACCCTTTCGTGGAACGCTTTGCGTAAAGGAATCGAACAACAGCAAGAATAA
- the sufB gene encoding Fe-S cluster assembly protein SufB — protein sequence MAKTMPEMEEYKYGFRDEHKSIFQSGKGLTPEIVRTISEMKGEPEWMLDFRLKSLEQFNKMPMPNWGGNMDDLDFNDIQYYVKPSEKQGKTWEEVPAEIKETFDKLGIPEAEQKFLAGVSAQYESEVVYHSMQEDLEKQGVLFTDMDTALREYPEIVREYFSTIIPPNDNKFAALNSAVWSGGSFIYVPKGVKCEIPLQAYFRINSENMGQFERTLIVADEDSFVHYVEGCTAPVYSTNSLHSAVVEILVKKNARVRYTTIQNWAPNIFNLVTKRAVADENATMEWVDGNIGSKLTMKYPAVVLRGRGAKGMVLSIAVAGKNQHQDAGAKMIHLAPDTTSTIVSKSISKHGGKVTYRGLASFGRNSDGAKSNIKCDTLILDNESTSDTIPYNEIMNDNITLEHEATVSKVSEDQLFYLMSRGLSEAEATQMIVMGFIEPFTKELPMEYAVEMNRLIKFEMEGSIG from the coding sequence ATGGCTAAAACAATGCCGGAAATGGAAGAGTATAAGTATGGTTTCCGTGATGAGCATAAGTCGATTTTCCAATCAGGAAAAGGCTTGACGCCTGAAATCGTTCGCACTATTTCGGAAATGAAGGGCGAGCCGGAATGGATGCTCGATTTCCGTCTGAAATCACTGGAACAGTTCAACAAGATGCCAATGCCTAATTGGGGCGGCAATATGGATGATCTGGATTTTAATGATATTCAGTATTATGTAAAGCCTTCTGAGAAGCAAGGCAAAACGTGGGAAGAGGTTCCTGCTGAAATTAAGGAAACGTTCGATAAGCTTGGCATCCCTGAAGCGGAGCAAAAGTTCCTTGCTGGTGTATCCGCACAGTATGAGTCTGAGGTTGTTTACCACAGCATGCAAGAGGATTTAGAGAAGCAAGGTGTCCTGTTCACTGACATGGATACAGCGCTTCGCGAATATCCTGAGATCGTACGTGAGTATTTCAGCACAATTATCCCGCCGAACGATAATAAATTTGCTGCTTTGAACAGTGCGGTTTGGTCGGGCGGCAGCTTCATTTATGTACCAAAAGGCGTAAAATGCGAAATTCCGCTGCAGGCTTATTTCCGGATTAACTCCGAAAACATGGGACAATTTGAGCGTACATTAATCGTGGCTGATGAAGATAGCTTCGTTCACTACGTCGAAGGCTGTACAGCTCCAGTCTACAGCACAAACTCTTTGCATAGCGCAGTCGTTGAAATTTTGGTTAAGAAAAATGCCCGTGTTCGTTATACGACGATTCAAAACTGGGCACCAAACATTTTCAACCTCGTTACAAAACGTGCTGTTGCGGATGAAAATGCGACAATGGAATGGGTGGATGGCAACATCGGCTCCAAATTGACCATGAAATATCCGGCTGTTGTGCTTCGTGGCCGCGGTGCAAAAGGTATGGTTTTATCAATCGCAGTTGCGGGTAAAAACCAGCATCAGGATGCAGGCGCGAAAATGATTCACCTTGCTCCAGATACAACCTCGACAATTGTTTCGAAGTCGATCAGTAAGCATGGCGGTAAAGTAACTTACCGTGGTCTTGCTTCATTCGGTCGTAATTCAGATGGTGCAAAATCTAATATTAAATGTGATACTTTGATTTTGGATAATGAATCCACTTCGGATACGATTCCTTACAATGAGATCATGAACGATAACATTACTTTAGAGCATGAGGCAACAGTATCCAAAGTTTCTGAGGATCAATTGTTCTATCTGATGAGCCGTGGCTTGTCGGAAGCGGAAGCGACACAAATGATCGTTATGGGCTTTATCGAACCATTCACGAAAGAGCTGCCAATGGAATATGCGGTCGAAATGAACCGTCTCATCAAGTTTGAGATGGAAGGTTCTATTGGTTAA